The genomic stretch TTTGGTATACGTGAGACTGTCTCATATAAGTACTGTATGGTACAAGTCATGTTTAAAAGTGGAGAAAAGGTTCCATTTGATCAAAACCAATTGACAATAAGACTAACTTCGAGAATTGTACATGACCACTCTCaccttttttttttgtctatCTATGTGACTCAATTGCGTCACTCTAAAATggaaatggatcctctccatttcctttctttccatttcctctcacaatttatttaaataataattacccCTTTCATTCTCATTTTCCCTTTATTTTTATACGTAAATTTAGAACAGTTAGATATTGCAAACATATAATCCGGACCATTAATATGTACTTGTCTCTTAAATAtcataaatattatatttaaaaCGTATGCaaattttacttattttattaaaatcagtgtgtgtttttcacttttttattctttaaattttttaCTCCGTTTGAATTGTTACTCCGTATGTAGTAACAAGAATTACAAAAATAGTTATGCTTCAAATACGTAAAAATAAGCATAAGTTTTGTAAACAATCTTATTTTTTTAAATATAAACTTATTCCGAGTAAAAATGAAAGAGTcgctctattttttttttttttgaaggtaaTCTCAAATGGAGATTACATAGTATTAATATTGCCTGAAATCAAATGTTCGATGCAAGATGGTATAGACGAACTCAAAAACTGACACGATGAACCGAGTGTACACATGTGTGCAAGTTCATGCGCTATTCGATTGAACATTaacaattgtagataattaaaaataaaatttaattcTTAGTATTTTTGCTCATTAACAATTGTAGATAATTCTTAGTATACACATGTGTGCAAGCTCATTAAAAATAAAACTGACACGATGAACCGAGTGTACACATGTGTGCAAGTTCATTCGCTCTATTTTAATTCTTAGTATTTTTGCACATTaacaattgtagataattaaaaataaaatttaaagttCATTTATTTATATACTATTATTAGCTCTAATTATTAAGTTCTCTGCACATGACCATCTAAAATAATGCACGGGCTCTACACTAGTAAGAACTAAAGCAATAGACATGAATTAtgaatatttatttatttctcatATAAATAATCGTATTTTTTTGTGTATTTTCATTAATTCTTTATTTATTAATGGTATTATGAATTATTATATTCAAATTAAAAAGTATATGGTACATTTTCCTTTAAGCTAATTTTTGGACTTCAACTAAAGAAAATTATGACCTGAAACTCAACCGAACTAATATTGACCAGACCCGAGCTGCACCTGAACATGATCCAAAAATGACGTGGTCAAGAAAGGTGGGCGATGGAGTAGCATTCGATGTCAGGGGATAAAACGCAGCATCTCACAAACTAAGCTCACGGACTAAACTCGAGGCGGAATAAGCTGCTCTTAGTAGTAATATACTAGATTATTATTAGAAGAAATAAAGGTTTCCATAAACTAATAGGTAATAggattagtttattttatttcctaatttCAGAATAAGAATAATATGACAATTGTTCAGCCATATTCGGTTTAGGAAAgtcaattttaggaaaaaaattaaCTTCTGAAGTAAGGCAACACTAGGTCGTTTATTTTCTAATATAAATAAGAGGTCGTTGTATGTTATTTTGTTATCGATTGAGAATTAATAAAAATTGAAGCATAAGCTTTTTTGTGTTTGCAAGTTCTGTAAACATAGGATCGACGCGTTTTCGTTCCGAAACTGTTATTGTTGAACAATCTAACTTAAACCCGCTATAATAGACACGGGTAATAAAATTAGGTCCTTTGGACAATTTTTGCAAGTGTAAGCCCGTTTATATTCGGCCAAGCCCGCTAATGATCACCTCAACTAGGGTAGGGTTATATATATATGGCTGCTCTAGATAGGAGTTGTTGAAAAACAGCAAACAAGAAACCCAAATTGGGCAGAGGATTGAATACACCGATAATGTCAGCGAAGAAGACGAAGACGACAACGATGGTAGACGAAGTTGAAAGACAACCTCATCGTTATCCAACTCGCTCGAAACTACGTCGAAACACTCCATATCTTCCAACAGAGGTAATATTCCAAATCCTAATATTTCTTCCTGCAAAATCCCTTTTTCACGCTGCGAGATACGTGTGCAAGCAGTGGTACGATATAGTTACCGACCCTGATTTCATTAAAGCACATTCTCAAATGTCTACTCCCGGTTTCCTCATTCGAAACAGTTATTATCGAGATAGTCATATGATTTATATCGACGCTAATATGCCTAACACTACGGAAATCCAAATTCCGCCACGTGTTGAAgaaatattttgttttaatggGTTAGTCCTCATTTTGACTCCCTCAGACGAAGAACTATTATTTCATGTGGTGAATCCTGTGACTAAAGAAAACATCAGTCTGCCTCCCGTGGCTGCCGGTGAGTGCGGAATGTACAAAAGTACAGCGAGTTTATCAGTGGATTCCCGCGGTCATTATAAAGTAGTGTTTGCTTTTGATGCATCCACCTTCTATGAAGATATACGAATACAGATGGGAGTATTTACTATAGGCATCGATAAAGAATGGAGATTTCTCGATCTTGAAGGTATACCCGTTGACTTGGTAATAACGGATACAATTTCATTTTCACCACAACCATCTGGAGGATTTATCTATTGGTATCAATACAATTACAATACCTCTGCAAGTAGATCCGATGGTTTTGCCTTGGATCTTGATACGGAAACTATTTATCAGTTTTCTCAGCCGAAGGACGCTGTTTATAATCTAGCTCCAGCCACGTTCATAACTATCGGAACAAGTCTAGGGTTTATGCTCACAGAAGGATTTATATGGAGGCTCTGGAAATTGACAGACGTAAAATCTGGTGAGTGGACTCAGTTACCTTATATCAATGTAAGTACATTACATAGCCACTTTTATAATGTCTTCGGTTTATATGTAAATTTGATTTACAATCCGGTTAAATTAGTTAGAGGAGATTTGTGGTTGTACCGTCGTATCAATGACGAAAATCTTGTGGTTCGTTATAATTTTGTCAACGAAAAGATGGTGGTTTTCCCGATGAAGAGAGACATCAATCATCGCTCCCTCCGGCCTCATATAAACACATTGGTTTCACCCAAGAACTTCAATTATATGTCCAAGAGTGGTGACGGATTCACTGACAGAATCTGCTATGGACAATGagatgagctgaactgaactgaagcgGTGTAACAATCTGAACATGTGCCTATGATGATCCGGACTCTATTTACTCATCAATTAGTCTtgcttataaccgttgtaaattaTAACGGAGGGATGTATCACCCTGAAAAAAGGTGTTGGTTGGGTTGGATTTATACCTCCGTTGTAAATAATAACGGatataaacaagaatttgtgtttaccCAATGATAGTGTAACAATGTTTAATTAGTTTCGGACTCCATTTGATGTAATGAAAGTTTAACGGTGGATTTCAGTTTATCTTCAATCTGTTGTTGTTGCAACTGCCGCATAACGTTGTGTAGAATTCAATCAACACTACAAAAAGTCGAAAACCAATGATTGTCGACTTGTCTCCGAGATTTTCGGGGCCCTGTGCGAAATCTTAAACCAACGCCCCAAATAACGCgctaaaaaaaaacattatacGCGGTGCCTTTGAAGTTTCGAATATTTTCAGATATCTTATTCTAGTTTTTTAATTATTATGTCGAAATTTCAATATCTTCCAGTGTAAAATCGTCTCATTCAAGAATTAGCCCGAATTAtgaatatttatttatttatttatttaatactccctccgtcccggttaaTTATTGTCCTTTGGTTTTAGCACAAAGATCAAGAAAAGAGGAAGGAACCAATTACTAAGGCTGAGATTATCAGTCAGACtctttccactaacttttattatttttttattgttcagATCCATTTCAAACTCACCtcagactttatacattatccgTCAGACTCACCTCATACTCTACTTTTCCACTCCACTTTTTTGGTGAGGTCAAGACTCACCCAAAGTCTTAAATTGAGTCTTGgatttccaagactcaacttaagactttgtcaagaatatgatagattattggtagtcttgtcTCAAGACTTGTCTCAAAACTAACAATAATCATATCCCAAATGTCAAGTGGAACAAATTaagtgtgaataatcaaattgctcttcaagttcattcttaaaatagaaaggtgATACGAATTTAAAATGCGGAAGCGATATTTGACGAGctaacaataataatatttttttatgcaaaaaataaagtggagaatctttaaattattataaaatttatttcctatattatattcaagtgatgtttctaatttttatataaaaaattttacatttcatttggcaaaaaaatatcattaagaaaattatgaaaataacaaatttgtttcgtggtaaaaatgatatcattagcgtatagatttcatataatttgtacatatataaaattttGTACTTCTTAGTatattatatgtcccacattgaaaaataatgtaggattatataaaaataatagaattgtcccacatcgaaagattaacataagatgtagtggtcttatgattataaatatgaggcatccttggaacttaggtatcaacctaacatcttttgcatctcttaaataacatgttttgacttttgatcatatctaaataaatgattagacataagatgtaaatattaagaccttataaccaatttttttaactaagttaattaccccgttgcaacgcacgggcatccaaactagtaattcatcaatggagaacgaactcaagacctattgagatcGAACAAAGTTAATATTCAAAGACGCGTTTGAATAAATAACGGAAAAATACTAAGCAAGCAAGTTGTGTTTTTGATTATGATTTCTGAATGAACTAGTTtttaacccgtgcaaaattgcacgggtatataATTTAATATCGTAAATTAGCAAGatttataaaaaaaacataattACATTTTTTATGTAGATTtgaattataaattacatttgTAATTGTCAAACGGGGCGTAAAATACATGATGTCTTAGGTTTATTGTATGAGTACTGATTAAATTATTATTTGTCTTCTTGATAGTTAAAGTATGAATACCTACTTAACATAGTCCGCTATAGGTAATTTTGTTTAAGCTAACAACCaaattttttgtataattttgaTGGGGGCTTGGGCAATCAAACTAAGTCCGCTATAATGGACACGGCTTAATAAAATTACTCGATCGTGTTAAATATCGTCGACACTTTTACTAATTATTGTCGACAATTAACACATCATTCCAATTTTGCCCCCATTAACTTTCCTTGTCGCTCTCTAATCtttctaaaacaaaacaaaaaacggtttttcggaaaaaaaatagtaatttttaaaaattaaactaGAGTCGACGATTCCTTGAATTTGATGGCAGAATTGAAGCGGTGGTGACAGAAATGTCGTACTTGAAAAAAAATGTTAAAATATGAAAGGGATAGATTAGGAAAGTCATTAAAAAATGTCGACAATATTTGGCATGTTGGTAAAATTAAACCCATCGGACAGTCTTTTTAAGTGTAGGCCCGTTTATATTCGGCCCAACCCGCTAATGATCACCTCAACtttgattatatatatattatatatatatatatatatatggctcCTCTAGAAAAAAGAGTGGTTGAAAAACAGCAAACAAAAACTCAAATAGGGCAAAGATGTCAGGGAAGAAAACGCCGCCGACAAGGGTAAACGCTGTTGAAAGACTACCTCATCGTTATCCGACTCGCTGGAAACTCCGTCATGACACGAAACTACGTCGGAACAGTCCATATCTTCCAACAGAGGTAATATTCCAAATCCTAATATTTGTTCCTGCTAAATCCCTTTTTGACGCTGCGAGATACGTGTGCAAGCAGTGGTACGATATAATAAACGACCCTGATTTCATTAAAGCCCATTATCAAATATCTACTCCCGGTTTCCTCTTTCGAGACAGTTGTTATCGAGATAGTCATATGACTTATATCGACGCCAATTCGCCTAATTCTACCGAAATCCAAATTCCGGCCCGTGTTACAGAAATGTCCTGTTTTAACGGATTAGTCCTGTTTTCGACTCGGTCAGACCGAGAAATATTATTTCATGTGGCGAATCCCGTGACTAAAGAAAATATCAGTCTGCCTCGCTTGGCGGCCCATGAGGGTAGAATGTATGAAAGTACAGCGAGTTTATCAGTAGATTCCCGCGGTCATTATAAAGTAGTGTTTGCTCTTGATGTATCCACCTTCTATGAAGAAGATAGACGAAGACGGATGGGAGTATTTACTATAGGCATCGATAAAGCTTGGAGATTTCTCGATCTTGAAGGTATACCCGTTGGTTTTTTAATAAGTGATACAATATCATTTTCACCGCAACCATTTGGAGGATTTATCTATTGGTATGAATACAATTATAATACCAGTGCTAGTAGATCTGATGGATTTGCGTTGGATATTGATACGGAAACTATTTATCAGTTTTCTCAGCCCAAGGACGTTGTTTTTAATCTAGCTTCCGCTACGTTTATAATTATTGGAACAAGTTTAGGGTTTATGCTTGCAGAAAGTCGATTTCTTTGGAGGCTCTGGAAATTGACAGACGTGAAATCTGGTGAGTGGACTCAGTTGCCGTGTATCAATGTAGGTACATTACATAGTCACTTCGATAAAGTCTTCGGTTTATATGTAAATTTGATTTATAATCCGGTTAAATTGGATAGAGGAGATTTGTGGTTGTACCGTCGTATCAATGACGAAAATCTTGTGGTTCGTTATAATTTTGTCAACGAAAAGATGGTGGTTTTCCCGATGAAGATAGGCATCAGTCATCGCTCCCTCCGGCCTCATATAAACACATTGGTTTCACCCAAGAACTTCAATTATATGTCCAAGAGTGGTGACCGATTCACTTGACAGAATCTGCTATGGACAATgagatgaactgaactgaaccgGTCCTAACAATCTGAACATGTGCCTAAGAGGCTAAGATGATCCGGACTCTATGTTCGATTAATTTCGTACTCCATCTGATGTAATGAAAGTTTGATATGGATTCTAGTGTATGTTCAATCTTGTGTTATTGCAACTGCTGCATAAAGCTGTGTAGAATTCAATCAACACTACAAAAAGTCGAAAACCAATGGTTGTGGACTTGTCTCCGAGATTTTAGGGGCCCTGTGTGAAATCTTAAACCAGGACCCCAAATAgccattatatttttcagtcatTCTTATAATGCGGTCGGAATGTGGGAGGATTTCTTGGGCTAAGGGGTTCAGGAAAGATTTGGTGACACGGAAATGTGACGGAGGATCTGCATTTCCTGGTTTTCAACATCTATGTAAATTTGTTAGCTAATATACTGATTATTACTGAACTAATCTTATTCTAGTTTCATAATCATCATGTCAAATCTCAATAACTTGCCATGTAAAATCGTCTCATACAAGAATTTGTGTACACATACACGGAAAAAAATACTCAATGCCGCAATTACATCAGACAAAACCCAAAAAGAGCAGCGTTTTATTATTGCATTAATTCTGAATAGTACCACTGTTTTCACCACATTACAGTTACTGACTTACTGCAATAGAGAGTAAATCTGGTGAATGCAGAATGTTTAAAACATTCTTCCTCAccacaaaataaaatggagctcGATCCAGCATTATATAACGAGCTGACCAATCTCGAACCAAAAGATCACGCGACTGTAGATGAGTTAACCAGTGTTCTGCATTCCAGCGGCAACACCCTTCATGGTTAGAATGAGGGTGTCTTCAAGACCCGGAGCATATTCGCTAGACGGGTTCAATTGGACTAGCTCAGAGGCACTTTTGCTAGTAGACATCATATATTCCTTAGAAATGTGAGGTCTCAACTTGCAAAGATAGGACGGGTCTCGGATTCGTTTTAGGGTATAAGCTTGGCACACGTTCAACGTCGTGATGTATGAATCACGAAGGCAAAGTCTTTGCCTCAAGTACGGGTTGTCCTCGAGCACTTCTTTGTGTCCAGCAATCTATTACAcggaaaaacacaaaaatcaaGTCAGATCCGAAAGAAATGTGAGCAAATCCAAGAGGCCGTAACATAGAAAGACGATTCGTAGTTATTTTGGACcgaaacagtttttttttttggcagccgaTAAAAAAGATTCCTAATATTCACCCATAGCCCTTCGAGCAAGGTCATGAGCTCTTCCATTAAGGTTCTTACGCACAAAACTAAAACATAAACAGTGAAAAGATGCAGACAGAACTACAGATGTTAACAGTGTATTTACCTTGAGAAGAAGTTCCTTGGTTTCTTCATACTTTGCCCTCAACTGCTCGCCAAACGGCCACAAGTCTTTGGAAACAAGTAGCTTGTCATATAAAGCAGCGATTCCCGGGTCACCCTTTGCGAACACCATCTCGATTAGATCAATGGTAACCCTAAAGAAAGGCCATAAATTGTACATTTGTTGAAGCATGTTGAGGTTCTTGATGTCTTTCTGAATAATATTTTTGAAAGCCGCTCCAAATCCAAGCCATACCGGGAGATGAAACCTAGTTTGAGTCCAAGCAAAGATCCACGGGATGGCACGGAGTGATTCAATACCACCACTCGGCTTTCTTTTTGAGGGACGACTCCCGATATTCATTCTTCCATACTCCAACTCTGGTGTGGCCTGTGGCACATAACCGAGAAAATGACAGAATTAAGTGCATCAAATTTACCAGACATGCGAAAGACTGACATACGCATAATGTAACATGAATCGACTTTGAACGAAGAATCTTAGAAAGAGTGAGAATACTCACCAAGCGGAAGTACTCGACAAAACGAGGTTCTTTGAAAACAATGGAGCGATACTCTTCGGTAGCAATAACAGCCATCTCATCAAGAAGGGCTCGCCATTCAGGCTTTGGAGGAATCGGCGGGCGCATACCATGCTCGAGAGTAGCAGCCGTAAAACGTTGAAGAGTTCTAAAGCACAAGTGCTCCTCACCAAAAGATTGCTCAATAACTTCACCTTGGACTGTAACACGAAGCGAGCCAAGGATGGTATCAGGAGGCTGAGACAAAATAGCAAGATGAGTGGGCCCACCTCCTCGTCCAACTGTCCCACCACGACCATGGAACATTGTGAGTTTCACCCCGAACTCCTTAGCAACTTTCACAAGCTCCTCTTGAGCTTTATACAATGCCCAGGCCGCAGAGAGCCGTCCAGCATCCTTCCCAGAATCTGAATATCCAATCATAACTTCTTGTTTCCCATTAATTCTGTTCCTATACCAATCAATCGAGAACAAACGGGACACAGCAGCTGGGGCAGATTCCAGGTCGGCAAGTTTCTCAAACAACGGTACAACCCTCAAAGGCTCCTTGACATGGCATTCACGCTGAAGTAGTTCGACAGCCAGAACATCAGATGGAGCAGTAGCCATAGATATGATGTAAGCACCAAAGCAGTCTGAGGGAAGCTCGGCTAGAACATGAATGGTGTCTAAGACATCAGAAATCTCTTCCGTTTTTGGGAGATCAGGACCGAACAACGGCCTTTTTCCACTTAGTTCTGACAAGAGCCAATCCTGGCGCTTCTCTTCAGACCACTCCTTGTAGGATCCAATTTCAAGGTGTGTAGTAATGGCATCCATTACATCAGTATGACGGTCTGATTCTTGACGAATATCAAGTTTCACGAGGGAGAGGCCGAAAGTGGAAACTTGCCTCAAGAAATCGAGTAGGCTTCCATCGGCAATTGGGCGGTCACCACAGGAACACAGTGATCGGTAACAGAGCTCCAGAGGTTCCAAGAACTAAACAAACAATCAAAGGATGATTTTTTAGTCAGTTACTTTGTTCAATCACTCCGTAAAAAATATACTCCGATATTTGAGTGATTCAGCAATGTTGCTCAAGCTTAGAAAGAACATGTAGACACTATTTCTCGTAATTATTTTCAACCCGGCTCCATTTTGATGACAAATTTATCTTGTAACAGTTGCAAATTTGATGACCATTTTGAGGAAGAGTTTGTGTTCTAGCATTAAAAACGTTCAATTCTAAAGACTGCATTCAGAAAAACTTTTTAAGTACAGATTAATTTGAGAAAAATCACATACCTGCTCTATATTTGTGTAAGTTAAATCTACAGAAATATCTGAGGTTCCATTTGATAGCATCTGTCGGGAACGCTCACGTGTATGATACAATTTGTCCCTCACATCACCAAGAACAACCCGATATGGCTCCGTGAGTGGAATATTTTTCCAAAACTCTGCATGAAGAGGAAAGCATATGAATAAAGCATATGTATACGTTTCGTTATGTTTACTTTTACATCAGTTTTTTATGCAAGTACATGCAATTGAAATGGGTGAGCAGTATAAATGGCTAGAGATGGACCGAAAAGGAATACGTGAAGAAATGGGTGAGACAAACGCAGTATTTATCATGTTAGAAATACCTATGTAATGTTTTGCATCCCTTCTATTGGAGCTGTGGACGTCATCAGCACGAACACGAAGTTCGTCAGAGCAACGCCACATAGATAACTGAAAAGATGTTCAGGAATTGTCACAAGTTAATGAAGCAtacaacaaaaataaacaaattaaataaagaatgaaaaaagagaaaatgttAGAATAAGAAACATGTGCTTTGTACCTCGAACATGAGATCCTCTATCTGAGAAAAGTAGAGGTTAGCAGCCATCATTCTAGCCAACAAGCAAACATCCCTGGTGACCTCAGGTGTCACTCTTGGATTACCTGCATCGATGCCAAAGAAGTGAAGAGACAGGTTTAGTGAACATTATTCACTAGATTGCACAATGAtatagaaaaagaaaggaaaatcaTGCAGGTCGACTACATTTCCCTAATGCCTCGTAGGCTCCTGCCTATGGCAAGGTAAGGGGTTCGGATGTATGAAACTTTCCCCTGTAATTAGAAAACTCAAAGAGGCCGTTTGGGATGACCCGTAGTGAAAATTGAAATAAGGATTGCAGAGGCTGCAGACATTTTACTGAGCAGCTGAAAATTGAAATAAATTTATGTATTACACATATACTGCAATTTAACAGTAGAAAattcaccatctcggtcgccacCCATCCATGAAGAAAATTGAATGAGGGGAGCATTATAAGGGACTCGTTCATTAATGCCAATGTTCTTTAAAGCAGTGTCAACTCGACGTAAGAACTTAGGAACACCATTCCATATTGTTTCATGGAAGTAGCTCATTCCAGCCCTCATTTCATCCTGAGGTGTGGGTGGTGTCCTACGAATTTCATCAGTTCGGAAAGCTGCTTGGATCTGCACATTGCCATGTTCACAATATTACGTCACACATATAGTGAGTTCTATTCCGAAGTTcttgattaaaattatttacagcATAATAAATTAGTCTTGTACAGAAACCTGATCAGCcaatataaaattttatttgtcaTGTCGTTTCTAAAACTCGAGATAAACAAATGATTCAACCCAAGAAAATGATTAACTGTTCAAAACAAAGATATACAGGATGACTTAATCTCAATGCATTCTTTAATCTCAATTATTAACATTTTTTAGTAAAGGTTGAGTCAAATAATACAGCAGAAACACACATCAGCATGTAACTATCTCTGAATACAAACAATCAGCAGTCACACTTCTCTTGAGTCATGACAGGAACAGGCAGTAACTTAATGCAATAATTTATGCAAAAAAATTTAATAGTCATCACATGATTGCGTGCTGACATTTACGATGTACCTAAGAGGCAGGCCCTAATATTTTTGTAGGGGTGAAAATGCCAACGATTTTTTGTCCGGGGAGCAAAATGTAAAATAAGGCAAAAAAACAAAATTTGGTCTAGGGGACAGCCAGCCCCGCCCTTCTGTCCTTACATGACTATAATAACAAGGTTTCCGCGTACAAGATGGTGAGACGGAAATTCACGTAATATCTTGTGGTGGAACGGAAATTAGGTCTATAAAAACAAGACAATTACAACATgtcaacatcagagccttaatcccaaaatgatctggggtcggctgacatgaatcatcctttagaaccgtcatTAAATCCACGTAATATCTTGTGGTGGAACGGAAATTAATTAAATCCTATAAAAACAAGACAATTACAACATgtcaacatcagagccttaatcccaaaatgatttggggtcggctgacatgaatcatcctttagaaccgtcatTGAATGGTGGCACGCCTCGTAATGGATCAAAACATTATATGTCTCctacttcttttcttttttctatccattttaataaaattctacAATTGTGACTTACTGATGAGCTCAACATGCTTAGTTTGTCAGATTCCTACTCACACCAGAAAGGCATAAAGGGTTGTACCATTAAGTGGTGAGTCAGGTACAATTATAGGAGATGCTTTAAAAAGTTAGCATCTTTTCAGACTGCTGATGTAGCATGTCACTATGAATTAAACCAACCTTTTTAGACGATAATTATTAGTCCGTTTAATATGCAGAAAATAGCCGGAGTCTACAGAATGTGTGTCGAAAGTAAAGCTGTAAGAAATGGCCTTTACCTCTCTCTGAAGAGCTTCATCCAGCTCCTGTTTATCATCAGGAGTAATATCCTTAGCATACAACTGAGCCAAACAGTCCCTTATCCTGAAAAGAAATTGACAGTAAAAAAATCAGTGAATGCTAAAATAGAAAATGTTATACCGACCACCGCCAATCCAGCATGAAGATTTTAATGAGTCTCTAATCATCAAAAAACAGACCTTCCATGCTTCTGAAGCAAGGATCGGCGAACAGATTGAGTGGGATGAGCAGTGAAGACAAGATCCACAGTTTGGTTCTTAAGGGCATCAAAAATTTCTTGTGGGGACTTTCCAAGCTCGCCAACAAGCCTTTTGAATGTCTCCTCCATATCAGATTCAGTAGTAGCAGAACTCTCATCATTAAAATCTCCCTTCTTCAATTTCTTTGTTCTACGGCGAAAAGCAATCTGAACCTCCTCAGCCAAGTTCGCCAAGTTAAGCATATGAGAGAAAGACTTGGCCACCACAATGGAGTCTCCGGGATCCAAACTTGTGAGCACACTTCCGAGATCTTCAAGCTTCTTTGGATTGTGTTTCCCTTCATACTCAGCTGAATGCTCATAACACTCTTGGACCTACATCAATCCATTTGACTCGTCAATGAAATGGAAAGATCTTGAGACTATTAAAATCAAATATGCACATCGGCCACGACAACAGCATTATCCTAGTGCCACAATGACTCTTGCTAATGACTAGGTAAAGAGAGTCAG from Silene latifolia isolate original U9 population chromosome 5, ASM4854445v1, whole genome shotgun sequence encodes the following:
- the LOC141657934 gene encoding F-box protein At5g49610-like; the protein is MSAKKTKTTTMVDEVERQPHRYPTRSKLRRNTPYLPTEVIFQILIFLPAKSLFHAARYVCKQWYDIVTDPDFIKAHSQMSTPGFLIRNSYYRDSHMIYIDANMPNTTEIQIPPRVEEIFCFNGLVLILTPSDEELLFHVVNPVTKENISLPPVAAGECGMYKSTASLSVDSRGHYKVVFAFDASTFYEDIRIQMGVFTIGIDKEWRFLDLEGIPVDLVITDTISFSPQPSGGFIYWYQYNYNTSASRSDGFALDLDTETIYQFSQPKDAVYNLAPATFITIGTSLGFMLTEGFIWRLWKLTDVKSGEWTQLPYINVSTLHSHFYNVFGLYVNLIYNPVKLVRGDLWLYRRINDENLVVRYNFVNEKMVVFPMKRDINHRSLRPHINTLVSPKNFNYMSKSGDGFTDRICYGQ
- the LOC141657935 gene encoding putative F-box protein At4g09190 — its product is MSGKKTPPTRVNAVERLPHRYPTRWKLRHDTKLRRNSPYLPTEVIFQILIFVPAKSLFDAARYVCKQWYDIINDPDFIKAHYQISTPGFLFRDSCYRDSHMTYIDANSPNSTEIQIPARVTEMSCFNGLVLFSTRSDREILFHVANPVTKENISLPRLAAHEGRMYESTASLSVDSRGHYKVVFALDVSTFYEEDRRRRMGVFTIGIDKAWRFLDLEGIPVGFLISDTISFSPQPFGGFIYWYEYNYNTSASRSDGFALDIDTETIYQFSQPKDVVFNLASATFIIIGTSLGFMLAESRFLWRLWKLTDVKSGEWTQLPCINVGTLHSHFDKVFGLYVNLIYNPVKLDRGDLWLYRRINDENLVVRYNFVNEKMVVFPMKIGISHRSLRPHINTLVSPKNFNYMSKSGDRFT
- the LOC141656340 gene encoding phosphoenolpyruvate carboxylase 2, which gives rise to MARNIEKMASIDAQLRLLVPKKVSEDDKLIEYDALLLDRFLDILQDLHGEEIRETVQECYEHSAEYEGKHNPKKLEDLGSVLTSLDPGDSIVVAKSFSHMLNLANLAEEVQIAFRRRTKKLKKGDFNDESSATTESDMEETFKRLVGELGKSPQEIFDALKNQTVDLVFTAHPTQSVRRSLLQKHGRIRDCLAQLYAKDITPDDKQELDEALQREIQAAFRTDEIRRTPPTPQDEMRAGMSYFHETIWNGVPKFLRRVDTALKNIGINERVPYNAPLIQFSSWMGGDRDGNPRVTPEVTRDVCLLARMMAANLYFSQIEDLMFELSMWRCSDELRVRADDVHSSNRRDAKHYIEFWKNIPLTEPYRVVLGDVRDKLYHTRERSRQMLSNGTSDISVDLTYTNIEQFLEPLELCYRSLCSCGDRPIADGSLLDFLRQVSTFGLSLVKLDIRQESDRHTDVMDAITTHLEIGSYKEWSEEKRQDWLLSELSGKRPLFGPDLPKTEEISDVLDTIHVLAELPSDCFGAYIISMATAPSDVLAVELLQRECHVKEPLRVVPLFEKLADLESAPAAVSRLFSIDWYRNRINGKQEVMIGYSDSGKDAGRLSAAWALYKAQEELVKVAKEFGVKLTMFHGRGGTVGRGGGPTHLAILSQPPDTILGSLRVTVQGEVIEQSFGEEHLCFRTLQRFTAATLEHGMRPPIPPKPEWRALLDEMAVIATEEYRSIVFKEPRFVEYFRLATPELEYGRMNIGSRPSKRKPSGGIESLRAIPWIFAWTQTRFHLPVWLGFGAAFKNIIQKDIKNLNMLQQMYNLWPFFRVTIDLIEMVFAKGDPGIAALYDKLLVSKDLWPFGEQLRAKYEETKELLLKIAGHKEVLEDNPYLRQRLCLRDSYITTLNVCQAYTLKRIRDPSYLCKLRPHISKEYMMSTSKSASELVQLNPSSEYAPGLEDTLILTMKGVAAGMQNTG